In Rhodococcus qingshengii JCM 15477, the sequence CCACAGCGTCGACCCAGACAAGGAAGATGGAGCCGATCAGTGCGGACGCGGGCAGGAGTCGGCGGTGGTTCGAACCGACGAGAGCCCGCGCCGCGTGCGGGAGGACCAGGCCCACGAAGCCGATGGCGCCTGCGACGCTCACGATCACTGCGGTCATCAAGGCTGTTGCCAACAACAGGGTCACACGCACCCGCCACACGTTCACCCCCAGCGACGACGCCGCGTCCTCGCCGAAGGCAAAGGCGTCGAGTGCGCGGGAGTGAGTCAGACAGACCACGAGGCCGACTGCGACCACCGCAGCGCAGAGTGCGACGTCGAGCCAGTCGGCGCCGCCGAGTGAGCCCAGGAGCCAGAACATCACGCCGCGGGTCTGCTCGGGATCGGCCGAGGTGATGACGATGAACGAGGTGAGCGCGGAGAACAGTTGGGTCGCGGCGACACCGGCCAGGATCACCCGATCCGGCGTGCCGCCGGCCGCATGGGCGAGCAGCAACACAAGGGCGAAGGAGATCACCGCGCCGATGAAGGCGCCGCTCGACAAGCCGATCACTCCCGACCCGACTCCGAGGATCACGATCAGTACGGCACCGGTCGAGGCGCCGGACGAGATACCGAGGACAAACGGATCGGCCAGCGGATTGCGAAGCAGCGACTGCATGATCGCACCGCACAACCCGAGACCGGCACCGCAGAGCGCGGCGAGCAGGGTACGCGGCAGACGGAGGTCCCAGACGATGCCGTCACGGATAGGGGTGACGTCCGCCGCGGTACCGCGGAGATGGCCGACGACGATCGAAGCCACCTCACCGACCGACAGACCGGCCGGCCCCAACGTGATCGCCACGGCAGCCGATCCGGCCAGCGTGACAACACCGATCATCCACAGCAGGGTGACGGTCGTCGGGTTGTCACGCAGCCGAACTCTTGTCGTCATCTCACGCCGTAGACCACGTAGTCGTCGAACAGCTGCCAGACCGTCCCTGACTCCCGAAAACCTGCTTGCGCGAGCGCCGCCAACTGGAAGTCGACGGCCGTGGGCGCAGTGGCGTCACGTCCGGCGAATCTGCGCTCTCGCTCGTCGGTCATTGGTCCGATGCCGGGAGTTGCCCGCAACTCCTCCCACCAGCTCTCCCACTCGGGAGCACCGGCAGCAAAGGCGGAGCGTTGCGTCTGCTCGTCGTGAGCCTTCGCCCATCGCCCGATGACAGGGAAGCGGCTGTCGAAACGAAAGTGATCACCGTTGAGCAGGACTCCGTCCGGACTCAGCAGTTCGCGGCACTGCCGGTACACCTCGACGAGCTGCTGCGGTTGCAACCAGTGCAGCGCGGTTGTCGACACTATCGCCTGAACCGGCGCAGCCACCGAATTCGGCCAATCGGCTCCCGCCAGATCTGCGTCGATCAGCTGCAGTCGGTCACCGAAACGCGTCGACGACTGGCGGGCGAGCTCCAGCAGCATCGGGTCGTAGTCGATCCCCACAACGCTCGCATGCTCGAACTTCTCGAGAATTCGGGCGCTCAGTGAACCCGGCCCGCAGGCCAGGTCGACAACCGTGAACGGGGTGTGCGCGTGCTGCAATTCGAGAACGTCGAGAATCACGTCGAAGCGCTTCTCACGGTCGGCGATGTATGCCGCCTGCTGGTCGTCCCACTGGCGCACCAGTTCACAGATCTCCGCGGACATCTAGACCACACCCAACTGGCGCAGCCCGTCGGAGAGCTGTTCGATGCCACCGACATTGCGGATCGAGGGATCCATCGTCGTTCCTTCGAGGATGATGTAACGCTTGTTCTTCACTGCGGTGAGCTTGCTGGCGACCGGGTCCGATTCGAGGAACGCGATCTTGTCTGCGGCACTGTCGCCGTCTCCACCGCGGTCGAGATCTGCGAGCACCAGCACGGTCGGGTCTCGATCGAGGACACTCTCCCAACCGATTTCGGGCCAGTACTGCTTGTTGTCGTCGAAGGCGTTCTTCGCACCCACCGCGTCGGTCATGATTCCCGGTGCACCGCAGCACCCGGCGAAGTACGGAGTCTTCGTGGCTGCGTACCACCACGCCAGCGTCACGTTCTCAGCTCCCAGTGCCGCCGTGGCGGTGGCCGCGCGATCCTTCAAATTCTCGGTGAGCTCGACACCTTTGTTCTTGACATCGAACAGTGTTGCCACGTCGTCGATTTCGTCGTACAAGTCGTCGAGCGTGAGGGCCTTGCTCTGCTCGGCATCCTGACCGGTGCACTCGCTGGGTGACTGATATGTCGCGACACCGAGGTCGGTGAACTTGATCCGGTCGGCGATGCCCTCCGAGGTGAACGTGTAGTTGAACGTCGTGTAGACCATGTCCGGTTCGCGTTCGAGGACACTTTCGAATGACGGGAACTCGGTGTCGAACGCCTGGACCTGACCACGCGCCTCGCGCAGTTCTGGGAGGACATCGTCATCGCTCATGGCGTACCCGGCCATCCGGTCCTGCACTCCCAGCGCGAACAGCATCTCTGCTGCAGGTTGATTTACCGCGATTGCCCGTTCGATCGGTCGCTCCACCGTGACGTCTCGGCCACAGTTCTGGACTGTCACGCGCGATTGTTCGGAAGAGTTGGATAGTCGGGCAGCACTGTCGTCGGAGGAGCAGGCAACCAACGACGCGCTCAACAGGGCAGCGACGGCGGCGGCGGGTAGGCGAAGTCTGGACAGACGCATGGAATCTCGTTCTCGCAGGGGCTCGTTCGCGGAGCCCGTTACCGTGTGAACAGGCGCCTGTTGACCCCTGCTGCCAGCCGGTATTCGGACTCGAGATCGCCCCACCCGAGCGCCTTCCCAGATTCTCATCCAGTGGCGTAAGCCCGGGCGGTCACCCTCACCGCTGCGCGTCAGTTCCGGATTCACACCGGATTCCCTGACCCCCTGTGTGGAGGTCCGCTGGCACAGAGGAACTTATCACCGCAGTGCACCGCCGGTCAGGTCGGCTGGTGTGAGGCAATCAGATCTCGATGGCCAGGTCGTCGATGTCGGTGAGGGTTCCGCCGTCGGCGAGGATGCGCTCGTAGTTCTCGCGTCGACGGAGGTCGATTTCGGTGTTGCTGACGCCCTCCTTCCAATATCCGAATATCGCGACGTCGTTTTTGTCGAGTCCGACGGTCGATCGAAAGTGCTTCCGGATTGCGCGCATCTCGTTGCGTTCACCGGCGCCCCACACGACGTAGCTCGCGGGATTGGCGAGCTCGCGTGCTCGTACCGCCAGTGGGCCGTCGGGCTCGGTCGGATCTGCGCTCACGCGGTGAAGCTCCAGGCCGGGGAGGGCGGGCAGTTCGGCGAAGGCGACCTCGTCATCTGTTGTGACCCAGCCGATTCCGACGACGTCGGTAGGTAACTGCTCGATGATCGAGTGCAATGCGGGTATTGCGGTGCCGTCCAGAAAAAGTGCGATACGTCGACCAGGAACATCAGGGATCAAGAAGTGTGGCCGCGGACCGGTGAGGCCGAAGGTGTCACCGACGGCCAACGCTGCTGCCCACCTCATCATCGGACTGGTCTGTCCGTGCAGGACCACATCGACGACGATCGATCCGCTCGCTGAATCGTAGGAACGCACCGTGTACACGCGCGAAGCGTCGTCGAAGGCCGGCCCGAGATTCATGCGTACGGTCACATTCGGGCGTGACCAGGTCGGATCGTCGGTCGACTCCGTCAAACGAGCTGTGATCCGCAGCAGGTGATCGCTCGGTCGCTCCATCGCTTCGACGATCGCGAGAACGTCGTTGAGTCCGCGATTGTGGTCAGCGGTCCGTAGGACGGTCGTCGGGGGAGTTGTTGTGCGCGAGGCGTCTGCATGTGTCATCGACTGTGCTCCTGGATCGGGTTTTCGGGATGCCGCCAGGTTAGTGCTGCCTAAGTCGAGCGAGTTGTCCAGAAGTGACATCTGATTACCTGAATGATTCGGGTCTCGAAACGACGCGGTTGAGCGAGTGGTGCCGGCGCTGCTACCGTGCCTGTGATGTCCATACGCCGCTGTTCTCTCGCTTCCGGCCGTGCACTGCGCACGGCCCGATTCGGCGTAGCGACTTTCCGACGTGGGCGTAAGGCGATCGACCGCCGCCCGTCCGGTCTTGTCTGGATCGAAAGAGCCTTGGCCGCACCGGCCGGATCCGTCTGACATTCGCCACTTCGGCGAGCATTGCCTCGCCGAGATTTCGCAGTGCCACACCTGTTGCAGTGCTGCGCATTTCCCGTACCTGAAGTTGCTCGCGGGTGAGTTGTGAGTGTCGGCGCCACCGAGCCTGGAATGCCAGCCAACTCGTTTTCGTGAAAGGTACACAGCAATGAATCGTTTCGAAGGTCGTCGTATTCTCGTCACCGGCGCAGGATCTGGAATCGGGCAGGCCACCGCGCTGCGGTTGCTCGCCGAAGGTGGCCGCGTGGTCGCTGCCGACATCTCCGAGCAGGGTTTGGCGAACACCCGGAAATCGGCAGAACATGCTTCGACGGAGGATCGCCTCGACACCGTCGTCGTCGATATCGGTGACGAGGGTTCCGTCATCAAGGTTGTGGGTCAGGCGATTTCGTCTCTCGGGGAATTGGACGTACTGGTCAACGCCGCCGGGATACTGCGTGGTGGGCACACCCACGAGACCTCGCTGGACCTGTGGAATCAGGTGCTCT encodes:
- a CDS encoding ABC transporter substrate-binding protein — encoded protein: MRLSRLRLPAAAVAALLSASLVACSSDDSAARLSNSSEQSRVTVQNCGRDVTVERPIERAIAVNQPAAEMLFALGVQDRMAGYAMSDDDVLPELREARGQVQAFDTEFPSFESVLEREPDMVYTTFNYTFTSEGIADRIKFTDLGVATYQSPSECTGQDAEQSKALTLDDLYDEIDDVATLFDVKNKGVELTENLKDRAATATAALGAENVTLAWWYAATKTPYFAGCCGAPGIMTDAVGAKNAFDDNKQYWPEIGWESVLDRDPTVLVLADLDRGGDGDSAADKIAFLESDPVASKLTAVKNKRYIILEGTTMDPSIRNVGGIEQLSDGLRQLGVV
- a CDS encoding siderophore-interacting protein, which translates into the protein MTHADASRTTTPPTTVLRTADHNRGLNDVLAIVEAMERPSDHLLRITARLTESTDDPTWSRPNVTVRMNLGPAFDDASRVYTVRSYDSASGSIVVDVVLHGQTSPMMRWAAALAVGDTFGLTGPRPHFLIPDVPGRRIALFLDGTAIPALHSIIEQLPTDVVGIGWVTTDDEVAFAELPALPGLELHRVSADPTEPDGPLAVRARELANPASYVVWGAGERNEMRAIRKHFRSTVGLDKNDVAIFGYWKEGVSNTEIDLRRRENYERILADGGTLTDIDDLAIEI
- a CDS encoding class I SAM-dependent methyltransferase → MSAEICELVRQWDDQQAAYIADREKRFDVILDVLELQHAHTPFTVVDLACGPGSLSARILEKFEHASVVGIDYDPMLLELARQSSTRFGDRLQLIDADLAGADWPNSVAAPVQAIVSTTALHWLQPQQLVEVYRQCRELLSPDGVLLNGDHFRFDSRFPVIGRWAKAHDEQTQRSAFAAGAPEWESWWEELRATPGIGPMTDERERRFAGRDATAPTAVDFQLAALAQAGFRESGTVWQLFDDYVVYGVR
- a CDS encoding FecCD family ABC transporter permease — protein: MTTRVRLRDNPTTVTLLWMIGVVTLAGSAAVAITLGPAGLSVGEVASIVVGHLRGTAADVTPIRDGIVWDLRLPRTLLAALCGAGLGLCGAIMQSLLRNPLADPFVLGISSGASTGAVLIVILGVGSGVIGLSSGAFIGAVISFALVLLLAHAAGGTPDRVILAGVAATQLFSALTSFIVITSADPEQTRGVMFWLLGSLGGADWLDVALCAAVVAVGLVVCLTHSRALDAFAFGEDAASSLGVNVWRVRVTLLLATALMTAVIVSVAGAIGFVGLVLPHAARALVGSNHRRLLPASALIGSIFLVWVDAVARTAIAPQELPAGVVTALVGVPAFAVILWRRKARP